The following DNA comes from Streptococcus pasteurianus.
TTATCACGAACGCGTTTCAACATGTGTTCTTGAGCCATAACACCACCACCAAAGACAATAACTTGTGGACGGTAAAGAAGAGTAGCTTGAACTGCAGCTTGTGCGATATAGTAAGCTTGAACGTCCCAAACTTCTGAATTCAACTCAATCAATTCACCACGAATGCCTGTACGGCCTTCTAGTGATGGTCCTGCTGCCATGCCTTCTAGACAACCTTTGTGGAAAGGACAGAAACCAGTATAGTTGTTCGCAACGTCTTGTGGATGTGGAGCCACATAAACGTGACCAGCTTCTGTATGACCGATACCGCCGATGAATTCACCATTTTGAATTGCACCAGCACCGATACCTGTACCGATTGTGTAATAGACAAGGCTCTTAACACCTTTACGAACAATTGTTTCACCATAAGCAGAGCTGTTAACATCTGTTGTGAAATACATTGGCACCTTAAAGTGTTTTGAAATCAATCCAACCAAGTCAACATTAGCCCAATGTGGTTTTGGAGTGGTTGTGATATAGCCGTAAGTTTCTGAATTTTCATCAATATCGATTGGACCAAAAGAACCAATAGCAATTCCTGCCAAATCAGCTTCAAAACGTTTAAAGAATGCTACTGTTTTGTCAATGGTTTCATAAGGGGTTGTTGTTGGAAATTGTACTTTTTCAACAACTTGGAAATTTTCATCTCCAACGGCACAAACAAATTTGGTTCCGCCCGCTTCTACACTACCGTATAATTTAGTCATTTTTTCTCCCTCAATTACTAATTTTATACTCAATATTATACACAAAAGAAAGCGATAACGCAATAGTAAAAACAGCTTAAAACCTTGTAAAATCAAGCTTCTCTCTATATAAAAAGAGGTGAATATCCACCTCCAAAAATATACATATATATTTATTTGACTTTAAGTAAATCTGCACCTTCTTCAATTGTACCTTCTGTAACTGAAGTCACTTCTGAATAGTCAGCAGTATTTGTCACAATAATCATTGTTGTATCATCAAGACCCGCTGCTGCAATAGCTGCAGTATCAAATGTTCCAAGAACATCGCCTTTTTTAACTTTTTGATTAGCAGTAACCTTTTGTGCAAATCCTTTACCATTCATTGATACTGTGTCGATACCAACATGAATAAGAACTTCAGCACCATTGTCAGATTTAAGACCATAAGCATGACCAGTTTCAAAAGCGATTTGGACTATACCATCAACTGGAGAGTAAACTGTATTTCCGCTTGGTTTCACAGCAATACCTTTACCCATAGCTTCTGATGAGAATACCGGGTCATTTACTGCTGTAAGAGGAACTGTTTCACCAGCGAGTGGGCTAACAATTGTTTCAGCAGACACACCAGGTTGAGCTGATTCAGCGGCAACTTCTGCTTCTTTAGTGGATGGAGTTTCAACTGCTATTTGTTCAGCAGCTGCTTCCGCTTCAAAGACACCTGCAGCTTTTGTTTTACCGTAGAAGTAAGTGATTGCAAAAGCAATCGCAAAGCTAATTAATTCACACAATACATAGAATGGAATGGATGTTGCATTGATAGAAAGGAAACCAAGGAAACCTGCTGAACCAAGTGAGA
Coding sequences within:
- the scrK gene encoding fructokinase ScrK, translated to MTKLYGSVEAGGTKFVCAVGDENFQVVEKVQFPTTTPYETIDKTVAFFKRFEADLAGIAIGSFGPIDIDENSETYGYITTTPKPHWANVDLVGLISKHFKVPMYFTTDVNSSAYGETIVRKGVKSLVYYTIGTGIGAGAIQNGEFIGGIGHTEAGHVYVAPHPQDVANNYTGFCPFHKGCLEGMAAGPSLEGRTGIRGELIELNSEVWDVQAYYIAQAAVQATLLYRPQVIVFGGGVMAQEHMLKRVRDKFTALLNGYVPVPDVTEYIVTPGVSENGSATLGNFALAKKVSER